In Acidobacteriota bacterium, a genomic segment contains:
- a CDS encoding SUMF1/EgtB/PvdO family nonheme iron enzyme has protein sequence MNRNRPSKIGLLVVIAVAWPWSSEVIAGDCPSDMVAVEAFCIDLYEAPNTNAGSPLVMYTFDEAEVWCQARGRRLCYDDEWTRACEGPSGLSYPYGNNHVPGLCNDDEAWLAYNQTLLNQWPMGVSDPDVDSFAELLAAARAVSASAASSADHVETLYQAEPAGSNVGCISSDGVIDLCGNAEEWTRRRDGGAPGFSGNLKGRYWAEARTCQQNVTGHGDSFRFYELGFRCCLDIGTVFSDGFESGNTDLWSTTSPG, from the coding sequence ATGAATCGAAACCGGCCTTCCAAGATTGGTTTGCTTGTGGTCATCGCGGTTGCATGGCCGTGGTCTTCTGAGGTCATCGCCGGCGACTGCCCTTCAGACATGGTCGCAGTCGAAGCTTTTTGCATTGATCTCTATGAGGCGCCGAATACCAACGCCGGGTCACCGTTGGTGATGTACACCTTTGACGAAGCCGAGGTGTGGTGCCAGGCGCGAGGGCGCAGGTTGTGCTATGACGACGAGTGGACTAGAGCGTGCGAGGGCCCCTCCGGGCTGTCCTACCCGTACGGCAACAATCACGTACCGGGTCTGTGCAATGACGACGAGGCCTGGTTGGCGTACAACCAAACGCTGCTGAATCAGTGGCCAATGGGTGTTAGCGATCCCGATGTGGACTCCTTCGCTGAGCTTCTCGCCGCGGCGCGTGCAGTTTCTGCTTCCGCCGCCTCCTCCGCCGATCACGTCGAGACGCTCTACCAGGCCGAGCCGGCAGGCTCGAATGTGGGCTGCATCAGCAGCGATGGCGTCATTGACCTCTGCGGCAATGCGGAGGAGTGGACACGTCGCCGCGACGGTGGGGCCCCCGGTTTCAGCGGCAACCTCAAGGGACGGTACTGGGCCGAGGCGAGAACCTGTCAGCAGAATGTGACGGGCCACGGTGACTCCTTCCGGTTCTACGAACTCGGCTTCCGTTGCTGCCTCGATATTGGCACCGTTTTCTCCGATGGCTTCGAGTCCGGTAACACTGATCTGTGGAGTACGACCTCTCCAGGCTGA
- a CDS encoding beta-lactamase family protein, translating into VAVIDDGELSWARAWGVVEAGGEQEVTTETIFQAGSVSKPVAALLTLSLVGEDKLALDQPVNQVLKSWKVPDNEFTRKQPVTLFHVLTHQAGFTPFAYGIPRSEAPLPGMAELLAGGIRDWPAVTVESVPGSRHAYSNAGYCVLQLILEDVSGLSLHKLAQREMFGPLGMTRSTFDEPLAPEVLATAPYGHSLERSDDGSGRVPVPMDDKADIAPGATGGLWSTPTDLALMVVEVVRAWNGDSDTLISPALAREFLTPQVDDEGLGIFVSGEGPALQARHSGGMPGFICNLVFYPNTGQGAIVMASSGGGMNLQQELMAAIAQEYGWPGFLVRRTLADARPGQLEELVGKYALDVSPNLVLTVAVQDGSAIGQINEYPPFKLEPTSEPDLYVLPPQSLEIEFRRANDGTVTGLVMRRAGTSGHHYSRLEEPPEE; encoded by the coding sequence GTCGCCGTGATCGACGACGGCGAGTTGTCGTGGGCGCGAGCCTGGGGTGTGGTCGAGGCGGGTGGCGAGCAGGAGGTCACGACCGAAACGATCTTCCAGGCGGGCTCGGTGAGCAAGCCGGTGGCGGCGCTGCTGACGCTGTCTCTCGTCGGCGAAGACAAGCTCGCGCTCGACCAACCGGTCAACCAGGTCCTCAAGTCCTGGAAGGTGCCCGACAATGAGTTCACCCGAAAGCAGCCGGTGACGCTCTTTCACGTCCTCACTCACCAGGCCGGGTTCACGCCATTCGCGTACGGGATCCCTCGCAGCGAGGCGCCGCTGCCGGGCATGGCCGAGCTGCTCGCGGGTGGAATTCGCGATTGGCCAGCCGTGACCGTCGAGTCTGTGCCCGGTTCGCGGCACGCCTACTCGAACGCCGGGTACTGCGTGCTGCAGCTCATCCTCGAGGATGTGTCCGGTCTCTCCCTGCACAAGCTGGCTCAGCGAGAGATGTTCGGGCCGCTCGGAATGACCCGCAGCACCTTCGACGAACCGCTCGCACCGGAGGTGCTCGCCACCGCCCCCTACGGCCATTCGCTCGAGCGCTCGGACGACGGGTCCGGCCGCGTCCCGGTTCCGATGGACGACAAGGCCGACATCGCCCCAGGCGCCACCGGAGGCCTGTGGTCCACGCCAACCGACCTCGCGCTGATGGTGGTCGAAGTGGTGCGCGCGTGGAATGGCGACAGTGACACGTTGATCTCTCCGGCACTCGCGCGCGAGTTCCTGACACCACAGGTCGACGACGAGGGTCTCGGTATCTTCGTCTCCGGAGAAGGACCGGCCTTGCAGGCACGACACAGCGGCGGCATGCCGGGCTTCATCTGCAACCTCGTCTTCTATCCGAACACCGGCCAGGGCGCGATTGTCATGGCGAGTTCGGGTGGGGGAATGAATCTGCAGCAGGAGCTGATGGCCGCCATCGCGCAGGAATACGGCTGGCCCGGATTCCTGGTGCGGCGGACACTGGCCGACGCCAGGCCCGGGCAGCTCGAGGAGCTCGTCGGTAAGTACGCGCTCGACGTTTCGCCCAATCTCGTCCTCACGGTGGCCGTCCAGGACGGCTCGGCGATCGGGCAGATCAACGAGTACCCACCATTCAAACTCGAGCCGACCAGCGAGCCGGACCTCTACGTCCTGCCACCCCAGAGCCTCGAGATCGAGTTCCGGAGGGCGAACGACGGAACCGTGACCGGCCTGGTCATGCGCCGGGCCGGAACCTCTGGCCACCACTACTCCCGGCTGGAGGAGCCGCCCGAGGAGTGA